One segment of Panicum virgatum strain AP13 chromosome 1K, P.virgatum_v5, whole genome shotgun sequence DNA contains the following:
- the LOC120656807 gene encoding uncharacterized protein LOC120656807 — protein MPKPKGKAKRPVPPLPRRWAGARWRPVAVGGGLGLAAAAYVGVDYLRHLSPAWHGRLRPALWAALALATTARAPFYRRWDAELRAAPRFLAALVFMLAALLCEAISVRFINTVLGLQWHRSTAPLPDTGQWILLALNEKLPQTVVDLLRARIITLHHYLMLFIMLGFSALFDCIKGPGLSIGSRYMFTMAVGRLLRTITFLATILPSARPWCAEARYRIPDYPHPWAQKYYAPYASDRMMIWRVMKQDMPYATLQDYPDEYKPDWGLMSFLVDILRPNTGEGPSWYHLLKKSSGGCSDLLYSGHMLVAVLTAMAWTEAYGGWSSIVIWFLVVHSAQREIRERHHYSVDCIVAIYVGMLLWRMTGFLWSARETNRSRRIAKLDEVQNRLFRAAKDSDILEVRSLLGEVELAGQEKKGFSQCIIFSFAAAMIVFTLLFVLLAFTLTNDG, from the exons ATGCCGAAGCCAAAGGGGAAGGCGAAGAGAcccgtgccgccgctgccgcggcggTGGGCAGGTGCTCGCTGGCGACCCgtcgcggtgggcggcggccttGGGCTGGCCGCCGCGGCGTACGTGGGCGTGGACTACCTGCGGCACCTGTCCCCCGCATGGCATGGGCGGCTGCGGCCGGCGCTctgggcggcgctggcgctcgccaccaccgcgcgcgcgccgttCTACCGCCGATGGGACgcggagctccgcgccgccccgcggTTCCTCGCCGCTTTGGTGTTCATGCTCGCGGCATTACTCTGCGAGGCCATCTCCGTGCGCTTCATCAACACCGTGCTCGGCCTCCAATGGCACCG ATCTACTGCTCCTCTTCCTGACACTGGCCAGTGGATCCTTCTAGCTTTGAATGAGAAGCTTCCTCAAACTGTGGTTGATCTACTGAGAGCTCGCATCATCACTCTTCATCATTACTTGATGTTGTTTATCATGTTGGGTTTTTCGGCATTGTTTGACTGCATCAAAGGTCCAGGACTCAGTATAGGCTCAAGGTATATGTTCACGATGGCGGTTGGGCGTTTGCTCCGGACCATAACATTTCTTGCTACGATTCTTCCGTCTGCACGACCTTGGTGTGCTGAAGCTCGATATCGAATACCTGACTACCCCCATCCTTGGGCACAGAAATATTACGCTCCATATGCTTCTGATAGGATGATGATCTGGAGGGTCATGAAACAGGACATGCCATATG CTACTCTTCAAGATTACCCTGATGAGTATAAACCTGATTGGGGATTGATGAGCTTCTTAGTAGACATTTTGAGACCAAACACTGGAGAGGGGCCTTCATGGTATCATTTGCTGAAGAAATCAAGTGGTGGTTGCAGTGATCTTCTGTATAGTGGACATATGCTTGTTGCTGTCCTAACTGCTATGGCATGGACG GAAGCATATGGGGGATGGAGCTCTATTGTGATATGGTTCCTCGTCGTCCATAGTGCTCAAAGGGAGATACGGGAGCGCCATCATTACAGCGTTGACTGCATTGTAGCAATCTACGTTGGGATGCTCTTGTGGAGGATGACTGGATTCCTCTGGTCTGCAAGGGAGACCAATCGATCCAGAAGGATTGCCAAGCTTGATGAAGTTCAGAACAGACTATTCCGTGCTGCAAAGGATTCAGACATCCTTGAAGTAAGGAGCCTACTAGGTGAAGTTGAGTTGGCTGGTCAAGAAAAGAAGGGCTTTTCACAGTGCATCATCTTCTCCTTCGCCGCAGCTATGATTGTTTTTACCCTCTTGTTTGTTCTCCTGGCATTCACATTAACCAATGATGGATGA